A region from the Lolium perenne isolate Kyuss_39 chromosome 4, Kyuss_2.0, whole genome shotgun sequence genome encodes:
- the LOC127348477 gene encoding uncharacterized protein: MAWYSRALLPLLLLLACALVQSSYGSRSPPGEPQKAEVLLRPLQSRGGVDEGTPSTELGANGRRGVDGDGAGAGPERRDGRAVVQPVLRTAASPKVARRVLQGGVAADSTAKSSCRSHDASVTCPPSGAAQTHGRDGRRT, encoded by the coding sequence ATGGCATGGTACTCACGCGCTCTGCTCCCGTTGCTCCTTCTCCTAGCATGCGCCCTCGTCCAGAGCTCCTACGGCTCGAGGTCGCCGCCGGGGGAGCCGCAGAAGGCTGAGGTCCTCCTACGTCCGCTCCAATCACGCGGTGGCGTGGACGAAGGCACGCCCTCGACGGAGTTGGGGGCGAATGGTCGCCGTGGAGTGGACGGTGACGGTGCTGGCGCTGGACCGGAGCGAAGGGACGGAAGAGCGGTGGTGCAGCCGGTCCTGAGAACAGCGGCGAGTCCGAAGGTGGCGCGCCGGGTTCTGCAGGGAGGGGTGGCGGCCGACTCGACGGCCAAGTCGTCGTGCCGCTCCCATGACGCTAGCGTAACATGCCCCCCCTCCGGCGCTGCACAAACGCACGGCCGCGATGGACGGCGTACCTGA
- the LOC127293162 gene encoding GPN-loop GTPase 3, whose translation MGFAQLVIGPAGSGKSTYCSGLFQHCETVGRRIHMVNLDPAAEHFSYPVSTDIRELISLDDVMEELGMGPNGGLIYCMEHLEDNLDDWLDEQLENYLDDDYLVFDCPGQIELFTHVPVLRNFVEYLKRKNFTVCAVYLLDSQFVSDVTKYISGCMASLSAMIQLELSHINILSKMDLVSNKKDVEDYLNPEAAVLLSQLNREMAPRFGKLNKALADLVDDYSMVNFIPLDLRKESSIQYVLSNIDSCIQYGEDADVKVRDYIPEADED comes from the exons ATGGGTTTCGCGCAGCTCGTCATCGGCCCAGCCGGCAGCGGCAAG TCCACCTACTGCTCCGGTCTCTTCCAACACTGCGAGACGGTGGGCAGGAGGATCCACATGGTCAATCTCGATCCGGCCGCAGAGCACTTCAGCTATCCTGTTTCTACTG ATATCAGGGAGCTCATCTCGTTGGATGATGTCATGGAGGAGCTTGGCATGGGGCCGAATGGCGGTCTCATCTACTGCATGGA GCACCTTGAAGACAATTTGGATGATTGGCTGGATGAACAATTAGAAAACTATTTAGATGATGACTACCTTGTGTTTGACTGTCCAG GCCAGATTGAACTCTTCACTCATGTTCCAGTTCTGCGTAACTTTGTCGAGTATCTGAAACGGAAAAATTTCACTGTTTGCGCTGTCTATCTTTTGGATTCGCAG TTCGTCAGTGATGTAACCAAATACATTAGTGGTTGCATGGCTTCTCTTTCTGCTATGATTCAACTTGAACTTTCTCATATCAACATCCTTTCAAAGATGGACCTGGTTTCAAACAAAAAAGATGTAGAAGA ctatctgAACCCAGAGGCAGCAGTTCTTCTGTCACAGCTGAATCGAGAGATGGCACCTCGGTTTGGCAAGTTAAACAAGGCTTTGGCTGATCTG GTCGATGATTACAGCATGGTGAATTTCATTCCACTTGACTTGAGAAAAGAGAGCAG CATTCAATATGTGCTGTCAAACATCGACAGCTGCATCCAGTATGGAGAAGACGCTGACGTGAAGGTTAGGGACTACATTCCCGAGGCTGATGAGGACTAA